From Myxococcota bacterium:
GAGGCCGGCGCGGGCTTCCTGCTCGCGCGCGAGGTCGAGGCGCTGACCGTGGTGCGCGACGCGCCCGAGCATCCCTACGTGTGCATCCTGGGCGGCGCCAAGGTGTCGGACAAGCTGGCCGTGCTCGAGTCACTCGCCGCGCGCGCCGACACGGTCGTGATCGGCGGCGCCATGGCCTACACGTTTCTGCTCGCGCGCGGCGAGCCGGTCGGCAAGTCACTCGTCGAGCCCGACCTGGTCGAGACCGCGAGGCGCCTGCTCGCGGGCCGGACCGAGCTCCTGCTGCCCGTCGACCACGTGGTGGCCGCGAGCCCCGACGACGCCGCGGGTGCGCGCACCGTGGAGCGCATTCCCGACGGCGCGATGGCGCTCGACGTGGGTCCACGCTCGCGCGCGGCGATCGAGGCGCGCGTCTCGAAGGCCAGGACCGTGTTCTGGAACGGGCCGCTCGGCTTCTTCGAGAAGCCGCCCTTCGACGCGGGCACGCGCGCGGTCGCCGAGATGCTGGCGCGCAGCTCCGGCTACACGGTCGTGGGCGGCGGTGACTCCCTGGCCGCAGTGCAGGCCGCGGGCGTGGGCGCCCGCATCCGCCATCTGTCGACCGGCGGCGGCGCGTCGCTCGAGTTCCTCGAGGGCGCCGCGCTGCCGGGGGTCGAGGCGCTGCGGGTCCGCGCGTGAGAACTGCGCTCGTCGTCGCGAACTGGAAGATGCACAAGACCGTCGCGGAGTCACTCGACTTCGCGCGCGCGCTCGCGCCCAAGCTCGAAGGCCTGCGCGGCGTGGAGGTCGCGGTCGCCCCGCCCTTCACCGCGCTCGCCCCGCTGCGCGACGCGCTGGCGGGCACGCCCATCGCGCTCGCCGCGCAGAACGCGCACTTCGAGAAGAGCGGCGCGTTCACGGGCGAGATCTCGGTGCCGATGCTCGTCGAGCTCGGCGTGCGCTACGTGATCCTGGGTCACTCGGAGCGCCGCCAGCTGTTCGCGGAGTCCGACGAGATCGTCGCGCGCAAGGTCGTGGCGGCGCACGCGGCCGGTCTGCGGCCGATCCTGTGCGTGGGCGAAGTCCTGGCCGAGCGCGAGTCGGGCCGGACGTTCGACGTGCTGGGGCGTCAGATCGCGGGGTCGCTCGCCGGGGCCGACGCCTCGCTCGGCGCCCGGCTCGTGGTGGCCTACGAGCCGGTCTGGGCGATCGGCACCGGCCGCACGGCCACGCCCGCCCAGGCCCAGGAGGCGCACGCCTTCCTGCGCGTGCGACTGGCCGACCGCTTCGGCGCCGCAGCGAGCGCCATCCGCATCCAGTACGGGGGCTCGGTGAAGCCGGACAACGCCGCGGAATTGCTGGCGCAACCGGACATCGACGGGGCGCTGGTGGGCGGCGCCAGCCTTGACCCCGAGAGCTTCTCTGCCATCATCCGGTCCCGCTAGGAGACCCCTCGATGACGCTGTTCGTCACGATGATCTACTTCGTCGTCTGCCTTTTGCTCATCGTGCTGGTGCTCATGCAGCACGGGAAGGGCGCGGACATCGGGGTCTCGCTGGGGGGCGGGGCGAGCAACACCGTGTTCGGCGCGCGCGGCGCGGGCAGCTTCCTGACCCGCGTGACCACGGGCTCCGCGATCCTGTTCATGATCCTGGCGTTCGGCCTGGCGCGCTGCGCGACCGAAGTCGAGGCGGGCAGCGATCTCTTGTCGGCGCCGGCCGCGCCCGCGGCCGAGAAGAAGGCCGAGACTCCCGCCGCGCCGCCGGCGGAGGAGTCCAAGCCCGCCGAGCCGGGCACCCCGCCCTCGGGCTTCGAGGCGGTCGAGCCGCCCAAGCCCGCCGAGCCGGCGCCCGCGCCGGCCAAGTGAGTCGCGTCACTTCAGCTCGACGGTGACCTTCTCGATCTTGCCCGTGAAGTGATTCCCGGGCTCGGGGCCGTACACCTCGGTGACCGGCGTGCCCTCATCGAGCCCGACGTCCACGCCTTCGTCGACCGAGAACACGTTGGCCTGGGTGTTCGCGATGTGGCCCTCGCCGACCTTCTTGCCGTTCACGGAGAGCGTTCCCGTGCCGCCCTTCCCGCGACCGCCGCCGTCGTAGACGAAGTCCCAGCGGATCGTCGCCTTGCCCGGTGCCACGGCCTCGGAGCCCTCCACGGTGTACTGCTCGAGCCCGACGTAGTTGTAAGTGTAAGTCGGCTTCCCGCCGTGAAGATAGAGCGTCCAGCCGCCGAAGCGGCCCGCCTGACAGAGAATGACTCCGTTCGCGCCGCCCTGCGGGATCTCGACCTCCGCCGTGATCGAGCTCGAGCGATTCTTGATGTTGAGGAAGGCCCCCTCCATGATGCCGGTCATTCCCGGGTACACGGTGAGTGAGGTGCGGTTCCCCATCAGGTCGGGACGCCCGGCGATCTCGGCGTCGAGCCGCTCGATGCCCCGGTCGTCGATGGGAAGCACGTGGTACTTCAGGGCCTCCTGCAGGAACAGGTGCTGGAGCTCCATGAGCTTCGGCACGTTCTTCGCCGCCAGGTCGGTCGACTCGCTGAAGTCGCTGCGCGTGTCGTAGAGCTCCCAGGTGTCCTTGGCGAGCGGGGCGCGCGGTGCTGCCTCCCAGGGCGCTCGGTGCACCGTCGCGGCGATCCAGCCGTCGTGATAGATCGCTCGGTTGCCGAACATCTCGAAGTACTGAGTCGTGTGGCGCTCGGGCGCGGCCGGGGCATCGAAGGTGTAGAGCAGGCTCGTGCCGGCCATGGGCGTCTGTGCCACCCCGTTCACGCGCTTGGGCTGGGGCAGCTTGGCCGCCTCGAGCACGGTCGGCGCGACGTCGACGACGTGACCGAACTGACTCCGCAGCCCCGGCTGCCGGATGCGCGCCGGCCACGAGATCACCATCGGATTCCGCGTGCCGCCGAAGTTCGACGCGATCTGCTTCGTCCACGTGAACGGAGTGTCTCCCGCGACGGCCCAGCCCGCGGCCATGTGCGGGTAGGTCGTGGGATCGCCCCACGTGTCGTAGTGCTTGAGCTGGTCGGTCACCGACTCGGCCACGCCGTTGAAGTAAGTCGACTCGTTGAACATGCCGACCATTCCGCCCTCGGCGCTCGTCCCATTGTCGCCCACGATGTAGAAGATGAGCGTATTGTCGAGCTGGCCGATGTCCTTCAGCGCGGCGATCACGCGCCCGATCTCCTCGTCGGTCTGCGCGCCGAACGCCGCGAACACTTCCATCTGGCGCGCGAAGAGCTTCTTCTCGTCCGCGCTCAGCTTGTCCCAGTCCTGGATGGCCGCCGGCTTCGCCGCGAGCTTCGTGTCCGGGGGCACCACGCCCAGCGCCTTCTGCCGCGCGAGTGTCTCCTCGCGCAGCTTGTCCCAGCCCTGGTCGAACTTGCCCTTGAACTTGTCGATCCATTCCCTGGGCACGTGGTGCGGCGCGTGCGTCGCGCCGGTCGCGAAGTACATGAAGAACGGCTTGTGCGGAGTGAGCGCCGTGGTTCCGCGCATCCACTCGATCGCATGGTTGGTCATGTCGACCGTGAAGTGGTAGTTCGGGTCCTTGGGCAGCTCGGCCTTCACCGTGCCGTCGTACACGAGCGGCGCCCACTGATTCGTCTCGCCGCCGATGAACCCGTAGAACTTGTCGAAGCCCGAGCGTGTGGGCCAGCGGTCGAACGGACCCGAGACACTGATCTCCCACGGCGGCGTCTCGTGATACTTCCCGAAGGCGCCGGTCGAGTAACCGTTCTGGCGCAGGATCTCTGCCAGCGGCGTGATGCTCTGCGGGCGCACGCCGGTGTTCCCGGGAAACGCGGTCGCGACCTCCATGATCGCGCCCGTGTTGGTCTGGTGGTGGTTGCGGCCGGTGAGCAGGGCCATGCGCGTCGGCGAGCAGAGCGAGGTGGTGTGGAAGCGGTTGTAACGCAGACCGCCTTGCGCGAGCTGCTCGAGCGTGGGCATGGGCACCGGCCCGCCGAACGTGCTCGCCACGCCGAAGCCCATGTCGTCGATCAGGAAGATGATCACGTTGGGCGCGCCGTCGGGCGCCTTCACTTCGAAGCGCGGCGGCGCCTTCGCGTCCCGCGCGTCGAGCACCTGGATCGGCGGGTAGCTCGGCTCCGGGATCGGCAGCACCGTGCGATCGAGCGCGCCCCCAGGCGTCGCCGCCCACACCTGCGCGGCCGTCGCCAACGCACAC
This genomic window contains:
- the tpiA gene encoding triose-phosphate isomerase, with translation MRTALVVANWKMHKTVAESLDFARALAPKLEGLRGVEVAVAPPFTALAPLRDALAGTPIALAAQNAHFEKSGAFTGEISVPMLVELGVRYVILGHSERRQLFAESDEIVARKVVAAHAAGLRPILCVGEVLAERESGRTFDVLGRQIAGSLAGADASLGARLVVAYEPVWAIGTGRTATPAQAQEAHAFLRVRLADRFGAAASAIRIQYGGSVKPDNAAELLAQPDIDGALVGGASLDPESFSAIIRSR
- a CDS encoding phosphoglycerate kinase — encoded protein: MTQGRLRSVRDLRLAGRRVFLRADLNVPLKDGAVADDSRIRASQETLDFVRKAGGRVVLASHLGRPKAAPDPKYSLAPVARRMGLPLAPDCVGAAVEAAVAKLRDGEALLLENLRFHAGEEKNDPAFVAQLARLCDVYVNDAFGTAHRAHASTEGLAHVVAEAGAGFLLAREVEALTVVRDAPEHPYVCILGGAKVSDKLAVLESLAARADTVVIGGAMAYTFLLARGEPVGKSLVEPDLVETARRLLAGRTELLLPVDHVVAASPDDAAGARTVERIPDGAMALDVGPRSRAAIEARVSKARTVFWNGPLGFFEKPPFDAGTRAVAEMLARSSGYTVVGGGDSLAAVQAAGVGARIRHLSTGGGASLEFLEGAALPGVEALRVRA
- the secG gene encoding preprotein translocase subunit SecG; the encoded protein is MTLFVTMIYFVVCLLLIVLVLMQHGKGADIGVSLGGGASNTVFGARGAGSFLTRVTTGSAILFMILAFGLARCATEVEAGSDLLSAPAAPAAEKKAETPAAPPAEESKPAEPGTPPSGFEAVEPPKPAEPAPAPAK
- a CDS encoding arylsulfatase, which encodes MATAAQVWAATPGGALDRTVLPIPEPSYPPIQVLDARDAKAPPRFEVKAPDGAPNVIIFLIDDMGFGVASTFGGPVPMPTLEQLAQGGLRYNRFHTTSLCSPTRMALLTGRNHHQTNTGAIMEVATAFPGNTGVRPQSITPLAEILRQNGYSTGAFGKYHETPPWEISVSGPFDRWPTRSGFDKFYGFIGGETNQWAPLVYDGTVKAELPKDPNYHFTVDMTNHAIEWMRGTTALTPHKPFFMYFATGATHAPHHVPREWIDKFKGKFDQGWDKLREETLARQKALGVVPPDTKLAAKPAAIQDWDKLSADEKKLFARQMEVFAAFGAQTDEEIGRVIAALKDIGQLDNTLIFYIVGDNGTSAEGGMVGMFNESTYFNGVAESVTDQLKHYDTWGDPTTYPHMAAGWAVAGDTPFTWTKQIASNFGGTRNPMVISWPARIRQPGLRSQFGHVVDVAPTVLEAAKLPQPKRVNGVAQTPMAGTSLLYTFDAPAAPERHTTQYFEMFGNRAIYHDGWIAATVHRAPWEAAPRAPLAKDTWELYDTRSDFSESTDLAAKNVPKLMELQHLFLQEALKYHVLPIDDRGIERLDAEIAGRPDLMGNRTSLTVYPGMTGIMEGAFLNIKNRSSSITAEVEIPQGGANGVILCQAGRFGGWTLYLHGGKPTYTYNYVGLEQYTVEGSEAVAPGKATIRWDFVYDGGGRGKGGTGTLSVNGKKVGEGHIANTQANVFSVDEGVDVGLDEGTPVTEVYGPEPGNHFTGKIEKVTVELK